In one Conger conger chromosome 5, fConCon1.1, whole genome shotgun sequence genomic region, the following are encoded:
- the LOC133128198 gene encoding myomegalin-like isoform X1 has protein sequence MKEACRICARELLGNQRRWIFHPASKHDLRALLSYALGQELARDGRGEFACSKCVFMLTRMYRFDTVIARVEALSIAHIWGLLMEKDRLRHCIRGLYRRSNSDEPGVRPGARADCTLPEAKYSALLQKDCAYSMYESWAEHEYQTLEGTNSLGLHPYLLRVSTNNGSRSCRKCNRLRVADSDYEAVCKVPRKVARSVSCRPTGHLASTPASRCGEPPVAAAAMPMGSPPVYPESTVQSLDIGIDDSREDQCCDSSCEEHACLALALRLARECTYRPVPRLPGSRLPILCKPASPGPGGTGTISSPLFETSNFKELDKSFSQKQPASDLEMLDLEQLWQDAHAEYLPFRQNLIEEQQAQLNQYECAAGQCVSELQKAQLQVQSLQAKIHESETNNKKLQEKLCEMESELRSIRQAAQCQERTIQGLSESVTTKDSEAEELYRVIEGQNDTLCKLREMAQRSQLQQMQGLEMWQEAGQTPAFGAEFLALQNSLFSTKLELEGSQRARRQMERQAADHIRARDRLHADLQEALQTLEKTEKHNQEMRCALQQTRCDLQVKEGQVKEKEGEREMEVEEREKTIRQLRISLKDKDHLLEEYSELMDRSRDPSESRDALLDKLRGRIKERDKALERSIDDKFHCLEEKEEEVRQLQLSIREKDRDMDRLRCVLSNNEDTITSLDRMVRGKDLELEQVSEAYRKLQWLKQEAEECQGRSLRERDAIIGQLQNSLQMGTKELEELTASLVSKVSADPSELVEKLRLHLQLKEHLFKEVLSDRSQQAQEHSTEVQELLSTIGARDQYIKESASQLRRVISERTDELQEVRKQLIAQDREVRELKLESEQRDREPRLELELLQSQLREKEALIQKLVQEREEPMVIATYEETPKAGDTTPRRQEVEAVEEELKLVLKKEKEAQLEVSTLHSTLTRQEEEVCSLSAQVEALTASIHAKEDLIKDMQKRLVDPSDLPLVEELTNELQALRESRAQQDTTSNDYQQRLLEQLVLEYSSLNAALRTEMKLYHSLTQIHAQGQGSGNTLQTELNTVQALRGQLEEVLARTQNVVLAVETSPNPQPDFGELNTDEEGEEEEEEEEEEEDGSSEYSDSIEEEDSKLTARTLATTMDSGVICKLEDPCPGLEKKVLSQSAAVDGRGLAEWRVEMQQLMEQKRAVERELGELKVQLEKAGFASLSQMRIALLNLQQENSELKQAAGHVTWRGWEQGVTSGLSSVNGGGVTVAIGNDRGVPGPDAPGAGEEVGPAQGKRGAPKVPLQDGQGKRRCTRPPSQDRGGLPSPSPTHPSHAQDEEPGRRRCEVREQVEVGLRSELALSRQESRDLQERLMVSEATVQAQAEQLKDYRELLTETSVEQASKQVQVDLQDLGYETCGRSENEAEREDTSSPEFDDLEMCTSLSGQQVRGTRWWGAGGAGAGCGGEEEDAETLRRHVRDLRAQLSRSTKVVRNLQARVRSLSATSDYASSLERPRKVNWSFQPSPSHSAADEDEGWQSDGPGHVPEPRPNRTLRELVSRVASLEAQLKSSKLEGKSIVEDPKSATWPGKYNTLIQAQARELSHLRQAMREGRGVCHILSQHLGDTTKAFEELLRANDIDYYMGQSFRQQLAQSSALADRVGTKISGWDRTELHEDKMGHELLALRLSKELQQKDKIIETLHTKLQQHADTPSSGHALSETTDQSDRTSFVSDEQGSTNEDLELCSDIDGPSEYVPEERSVRGGHMRLGADPPPKNGTPSQHIAIPSPTTASHGVQSSASCPSILCTPHNPVKTQVHEGLYSGTVSSSLPAPLTRYCPDLTPFDPHSPLMGPGGLSLGDIHQELQTLQKELGESFGVPHIKALSDLPPDTLSYPEPSAYLPLSQHAFHQPQLGSSDRTSTPKLDVGVLENNALWEAPHASLPVRVGAYGTISSGSSGYRSGASYTGADLIEEHLREIRGLRQQLEESVRTNERLRQQLEDRLASVGRESRASTNIYIQGIESLSQLTNENRALKEEILALQSRLQASRDSCKEVEHLREEVLMGRAQLKESELEVEEWREEVRRLQAHSCQQGQEIQQLKQERQTGQEHNNRLHHEVNLLQQQLAESRRLLHSLQCELQVYDRMCRNGKNPYAGYRGELTYSGVPSSQELGELLVEVRALRAQLERSVQENGALRVQLEQQLGGAIAVTNSNRRPNTIPVSPQRDGLYKRQLFHDPAPSPPVRDTGLFNSVSPYAPLTGLEDPQLTVNDALDPHADLEGEAPDGSFANRNGRHAVGHVDDFTALQQQVLEGKALVHKMKGELLDLDLGGAPDYGGVTDLLADAKTLQQILEEATSLLKMFWRAALPDGERFSQHIQKEKALQEEVHKLKLQVTKQEEVLEGTVERLRNSNRTKEGMERFIISQLSRTRDVLKKARSNLQKNESKISSLSSSSSSTSPYPAKAEVLRGPGEQPPDRSIMSPRPRVPARGVTSQRPARKRGGQCLLQVVTH, from the exons TTCGACACTGTCATCGCCCGCGTGGAGGCGTTGTCTATTGCCCATATCTGGGGGCTACTCATGGAGAAGGACCGGCTGAGGCACTGCATCAGGGGGCTGTACCGCCGCAGCAACAGTGATGAGCCAGGGGTGAGGCCTGGGGCAAGGGCAGACTGCACCCTGCCTGAAGCCAAGTATAGTGCCCTACTCCAGAAGGACTGTGCCTACTCCATGTATGAGTCCTGGGCAGAACACGAGTACCAGACACTGGAAGGCACCAACTCCCTCGGTCTCCACCCGTACCTTTTGCGGGTCTCTACCAACAACGGTAGTAGAAGCTGCCGGAAATGCAACCGCCTGCGTGTGGCCGACTCAGACTATGAGGCGGTATGCAAGGTGCCCCGTAAGGTAGCCAGGAGCGTCTCCTGTAGGCCCACCGGACACTTAGCCAGCACCCCAGCAAGCCGCTGCGGAGAGCCACCTGTCGCTGCAGCAGCAATGCCTATGGGCTCCCCACCCGTTTATCCTGAGTCAACTGTGCAGTCCCTGGACATAGGCATCGATGATTCCAGGGAGGACCAGTGCTGTGACTCTTCATGTGAGGAGCATGCCTGCCTGGCGTTGGCCCTACGTCTGGCCAGAGAGTGCACTTACAGGCCTGTCCCCCGTCTGCCAGGCAGCAGGCTTCCCATCCTGTGCAAACCAGCCTCCCCTGGACCGGGGGGAACAGGAACTATCTCCAGCCCACTCTTTGAGACCTCCAACTTCAAGGAGCTGGACAAATCCTTCTCCCAGAAGCAGCCAGCGAGCGACCTGGAGATGCTTGATCTGGAGCAACTCTGGCAGGATGCCCATGCAGAGTATCTGCCATTCCGCCAG AACCTGATTGAAGAGCAGCAGGCCCAGCTGAACCAGTATGAATGTGCGGCGGGCCAGTGCGTCAGTGAGCTGCAGAAGGCCCAGCTGCAAGTGCAGTCCCTGCAGGCTAAGATCCATGAGAGTGAGACCAACAACAAG AAGctgcaggagaagctgtgtgagATGGAGTCAGAGCTGCGTTCCATCCGGCAGGCTGCACAGTGTCAGGAGCGCACCATCCAGGGACTGAGCGAGTCAGTTACCACCAAAGACAGTGAG GCGGAGGAGTTGTACCGCGTCATCGAGGGACAGAATGACACTTTGTGCAAACTGCGCGAGATGGCCCAGCGCAGTCAGCTGCAGCAAATGCAG GGGCTGGAGATGTGGCAGGAAGCAGGGCAGACCCCTGCATTTGGGGCAGAGTTCCTGGCTCTGCAGAACTCTCTCTTCTCCACCAAACTGGAGCTGGAGGGCAGCCAGAGGGCCCGGCGGCAGATGGAGAGGCAAGCGGCCGACCACATCCGTGCCCGTGACCGCCTCCATGCCGACCTGCAGGAGGCGCTGCAAACCCTGGAGAAAACCGAGAAGCACAATCAG gagATGCGATGTGCTCTTCAGCAGACTCGCTGTGATCTGCAGGTAAAGGAGGGGCAGGTgaaagaaaaggagggagagagagagatggaggtggaagagagagagaagaccaTCAGGCAGCTGAGAATCTCCCTGAAGGACAAAGACCACCTGCTGGAG GAATATTCAGAACTCATGGACCGTTCCAGAGACCCCAGCGAGTCcagggatgctcttctggaCAAGCTGAGGGGCCGCATTAAAGAAAGGGATAAAGCACTAGAG CGCTCCATCGACGACAAGTTCCACTgtctggaggagaaggaggaggaggtgcggcAGCTACAGCTCTCCATcagggagaaggacagagacATGGACAGATTGCGCTGTGTCCTGTCCAACAATGAGGACACAATCACT agccTGGACAGGATGGTGCGTGGGAAGGACCTGGAGCTGGAACAGGTCTCCGAGGCCTACAGGAAACTGCAGTGGCTGAAGCAGGAAGCAGAGGAGTGTCAGGGCCGGAGCCTCAGAGAGCGGGACGCCATAATTGGCCAGCTGCAGAACTCTCTCCAGATGGGCACCAAGGAATTGGAG gaacTGACTGCGTCGCTGGTCAGTAAGGTCTCAGCGGACCCCAGCGAGCTGGTGGAGAAGTTGAGGTTGCATCTCCAGCTGAAGGAGCATCTGTTCAAGGAGGTTCTGTCTGACCGGAGCCAGCAGGCCCAGGAGCACAGCACCGAGGTCCAGGAACTGCTCAGCACCATCGGTGCCAGAGACCAGTACATCAAG gagTCTGCGAGCCAGCTCAGGCGCGTAATCAGCGAGCGGACGGACGAGCTTCAGGAGGTGCGCAAGCAGCTGATCGCCCAGGACAGGGAGGTGAGAGAGCTGAAACTTGAGAGTGAACAGCGCGACAGAGAGCCACGCCTCGAGCTGGAACTTCTGCAGAGCCAGCTACGTGAGAAAGAGGCCCTCATacag AAGCTGGTGCAGGAGCGGGAGGAGCCCATGGTCATCGCCACGTATGAAGAGACACCAAAGG CAGGTGACACCACACCCAGGAGGCAGGAGGTGGAGGCGGTTGAAGAGGAGCTGAAGCTGGTGTTGAAGAAGGAAAAGGAGGCTCAG CTGGAGGTCTCCACCCTGCACTCCACCCTGaccagacaggaggaggaggtctgCTCCCTGTCGGCTCAGGTGGAGGCCCTCACTGCAAGCATCCATGCCAAAGAGGATCTCATCAAG GACATGCAAAAGCGTCTGGTGGATCCCTCTGACTTGCCATTGGTAGAGGAGCTGACCAATGAGCTACAGGCtctcagagagagcagagctcaGCAGGACACGACCAGTAATGACTACCAG CAGCGTCTTCTGGAGCAGCTGGTATTGGAGTACAGCAGCCTGAATGCAGCCCTGAGGACTGAGATGAAGTTGTATCACAGCCTGACTCAGATACACGCACAAGGACAGGG GTCTGGGAACACCCTGCAGACAGAGTTGAACACGGTTCAGGCACTGAGAGGGCAGCTTGAGGAGGTCCTAGCAAGGACCCAAAATGTCGTCCTGGCAGTGGAAACGTCACCAAATCCACAGCCTGATTTTGGAG AGCTCAACACAGACGAggaaggggaagaggaggaggaggaggaagaggaagaagaagatggCAGCAGTGAATACTCAGACAGCATTGAGGAGGAAGACAGCAAACTGACAGCTCGAACTCTAGCCACTACAATG GATTCTGGGGTCATCTGCAAACTGGAAGACCCATGCCCAGGTCTGGAGAAGAAGGTGCTATCCCAGAGTGCTGCAGTGGATGGGCGGGGCCTGGCAGAGTGGCGGGTGGAGATGCAGCAGCTGATGGAGCAGAAGAGGGCAGTGGAACGGGAGCTGGGGGAGCTGAAGGTGCAGCTGGAGAAGGCCGGCTTTGCCTCCCTGTCCCAGATGAG GATCGCACTTCTGAACCTGCAGCAGGAGAACAGCGAGCTGAAGCAGGCGGCGGGTCATGTGACGTGGAGAGGGTGGGAGCAAGGTGTGACGAGTGGGTTGAGCAGTGTCAATGGTGGGGGTGTAACCGTGGCGATCGGGAACGACAGGGGCGTCCCAGGACCAGATGCCCCGGGGGCTGGTGAGGAGGTGGGGCCAGCTCAGGGCAAACGTGGAGCCCCAAAGGTTCCTCTGCAGGATGGGCAGGGGAAGAGGAGGTGCACCCGGCCTCCATCTCAGGACCGAGGGGGTCTGCCATCCCCAAGTCCAACACATCCCTCACATGCACAG GACGAGGAGCCGGGTAGGAGGAGGTGCGAGGTGCgggagcaggtggaggtgggTCTGCGGTCGGAGCTGGCGCTGAGCAGGCAGGAGAGCCGAGATCTGCAGGAGAGGCTGATGGTGTCAGAGGCCACGGTTCAGGCCCAGGCAGAGCAGCTGAAGGACTACAGAGAGCTACTGA CCGAGACGTCAGTGGAGCAGGCCAGTAAGCAGGTGCAAGTGGACCTGCAGGATCTGGGATACGAGACTTGCGGCCGGAGTGAGAacgaggcagagagagaagacaCCAGCAGCCCAG AGTTTGACGACCTGGAGATGTGCACCAGCCTATCGGGGCAGCAGGTGCGCGGGACGCGAtggtggggggctgggggggctggCGCAGGGTGCGGCGGTGAAGAAGAGGACGCCGAGACTCTCCGGCGACACGTCCGCGACCTGCGCGCCCAGCTCTCCCGCTCCACCAAGGTGGTCCGTAACCTGCAGGCGCGCGTGCGCTCGCTTTCCGCCACCAGCGACTATGCCTCCAGCCTGGAGCGCCCGCGCAAGGTCAACTGGAGCTTCCAGCCCTCGCCCTCCCACAGCGCCGCGGACGAGGACGAGGGCTGGCAGTCGGACGGGCCGGGCCACGTCCCCGAACCGCGGCCTAACCGCACACTGAGGGAGCTGGTGTCACGCGTGGCTTCCCTGGAGGCCCAGCTGAAGAGCTCCAAGCTGGAGGGAAAGAGCATCGTAGAGGACCCGAAATCCGCCACCTGGCCAGG GAAGTACAACACGCTGATCCAGGCGCAGGCCCGCGAGCTGTCTCACCTGCGGCAGGCCATGAGGGAGGGCCGGGGCGTGTGCCACATCCTGAGCCAGCACCTGGGCGACACCACCAAGGCCTTCGAGGAGCTGCTGCGCGCCAACGACATCGACTACTACATGGGCCAGAGCTTCCGCCAGCAGCTGGCCCAGAGCAGCGCGCTGGCTGACCGCGTTGGCACCAAGATCAGCGGAT GGGATCGCACAGAACTTCACGAGGACAAAATGGGTCATGAGTTGCTTGCTCTGCG GCTGAGTAAGGAGCTCCAGCAGAAGGACAAGATCATCGAGACCCTTCACACCAAGCTTCAGCAGCACGCGGACACGCCTTCCAGTGGTCACGCCCTGTCCGAGaccactgaccaatcagacaGGACCTCCTTCGTGTCAGACGAGCAGGGCTCCACCAATGAGGACCTGGAGCTGTGTTCGGACATTGACGGCCCCAGCGAATATGTGCCTGAGGAGCGGAGCGTGCGAGGAGGGCACATGCGGCTCGGTGCAG ATCCACCTCCCAAAAATGGCACTCCATCACAGCACATAGCTATACCATCACCCACCACTGCATCTCACGGAGTTCAGTCATCCGCTAGCTGTCCCAGCATCCTGTGCACACCACACAACCCAGTGAAGACTCAGGTCCATGAAG GCTTGTATTCTGGGACTGTGTCCAGctctctccccgcccccctGACCCGCTACTGCCCTGACCTCACACCCTTTgacccccactctcccctcaTGGGACCTGGGGGACTCTCCCTGGGCGATATTCACCAGGAGCTGCAGACCCTGCAGAAGGAGCTGGGAGAAA GTTTTGGTGTACCTCATATAAAGGCGCTGTCTGACTTACCCCCAGACACCCTCTCCTACCCTGAGCCATCCGCCTACCTAcctctatcccagcatgcctttCACCAGCCTCAGCTTGGCAGCTCTGACAGGACCTCCACCCCAAAGCTGGACGTGGGTGTCCTGGAGAATAATGCATTATGGGAAGCACCCCACGCCAGTCTGCCAGTGAGGGTTGGTGCTTATGGCACTATCTCTTCCGGGTCGTCTGGCTATCGGTCTGGTGCCAGTTACACAG GTGCTGATCTAATCGAGGAACACCTTAGGGAGATTCGGGGACTGCGGCAGCAGCTGGAGGAATCTGTTCGCACCAACGAGCGACTGAGGCAGCAGCTGGAAGACAGGCTGGCCTCAGTGGGCCGGGAGAGCA GAGCGTCCACAAACATCTACATCCAAGGGATAGAGTCTCTCAGCCAGCTAACCAACGAGAATCGAGCCCTAAAGGAGGAGATCCTGGCTCTGCAGTCCCGGCTGCAGGCTAGCAGAG ATAGCTGCAAGGAGGTGGAGCACCTGCGTGAGGAAGTGCTGATGGGGCGGGCGCAGCTGAAGGAGTCAgagctggaggtggaggagtggagggaggaggtgaggagacTGCAGGCACACAGCTGTCAGCAGGGCCAGGAGATCCAGCAGCTGAAGCAGGAGCGGCAGACTGGCCAGGAGCACAACAACCG gctCCATCACGAGGTGAacctgctgcagcagcagcttGCAGAAAGCCGCAGGCTCCTGCACTCACTGCAGTGTGAGCTGCAGGTGTACGATCGCATGTGCAGGAACGGCAAGAACCCCTACGCAG GGTACAGGGGTGAGCTGACGTACTCCGGGGTGCCCTCATCCCAGGAGTTGGGTGAGCTGCTGGTGGAGGTCCGCGCCCTTCGGGCACAGCTTGAGCGCAGCGTGCAGGAGAACGGCGCCCTGCGCGTGCAGCTGGAACAGCAGCTGGGCGGGGCCATCGCCGTCACGAACAGCAACCGTCGGCCCAACACCATCCCAGTGAGCCCCCAGCGGGACGGCCTGTATAAGAGGCAGCTGTTTCACG ACCCCGCGCCCTCTCCACCCGTCAGAGACACGGGCCTGTTTAACAGTGTGTCCCCCTACGCACCACTCACTGGCCTGGAGGACCCCCAACTCACAGTCAACG ATGCACTAGACCCGCACGCAGACCTGGAAGGAGAGGCGCCCGACGGCTCCTTTGCCAACAGGAACGGGCGACATGCCGTGGGGCACGTGGATGACTTCACCGCCCTCCAGCAGCAGGTCCTGGAGGGGAAGGCACTGGTGCACAAGATGAAGGGGGAGCTGCTGGATCTGGACCTCGGCGGG GCTCCGGACTATGGCGGTGTGACGGACCTCCTGGCTGATGCCAAGACCCTGCAGCAGATCCTGGAGGAGGCTACCTCTCTCCTGAAGATGTTCTGGAGGGCAGCACTGCCCGATGGCGAGAGGTTCTCCCAGCACATCCAAAAG GAGAAGGCTCTGCAGGAGGAGGTTCACAAACTGAAGCTGCAGGTCACGAAGCAGGAAGAGGTGTTGGAAGGCACTGTCGAGAGGCTCAGGAACTCCAACCGCACCAAGGAGGGCATGGAGCGCTTCATCATCAGCCAGC tgtCCAGGACACGTGACGTCCTGAAAAAAGCACGGTCAAATCTGCAG AAGAATGAGTCCAAGATTTCCTCCTTAagttcctcttcttcctctacctccccTTACCCTGCTAAAG